In Phyllobacterium zundukense, one DNA window encodes the following:
- a CDS encoding EamA family transporter: MTKYIPFILFTVMTNAAAQVMLKYGMITLGPVSFSADTIIQRIFQIVFNPWVFAGLFMFVISMASHLFVLSKVDLSFAYPFLSLAYVAVALFAWLVFKEELGAYKIAGIAFIMVGTILIAQSGRHETTEPGEQTPPASTTSS, encoded by the coding sequence ATGACAAAATATATTCCGTTCATCCTGTTTACGGTCATGACCAATGCGGCAGCGCAAGTCATGCTCAAATACGGCATGATCACACTGGGGCCGGTCAGTTTCAGTGCGGACACCATTATTCAGCGGATATTCCAGATTGTTTTCAATCCCTGGGTTTTTGCCGGATTATTCATGTTTGTGATCTCAATGGCGTCGCACCTCTTCGTGCTTTCCAAGGTCGATTTGTCCTTTGCCTACCCCTTCCTCAGCCTGGCCTATGTTGCGGTCGCGCTGTTTGCCTGGCTGGTCTTCAAGGAGGAGCTGGGTGCCTACAAGATCGCCGGAATTGCCTTCATCATGGTCGGGACGATCCTGATCGCCCAGAGTGGTCGCCATGAAACGACCGAGCCGGGTGAACAAACGCCGCCGGCATCCACGACATCGTCATGA
- a CDS encoding NAD-dependent epimerase/dehydratase family protein, translated as MRQIIFGGDGFVGRHLAPKLIADGQEVIVADIVKSDLAHYDHVTFMKCDVTDPKSVAAVGIKADDMVYNLSAKMLSPLQVRAKRHDFFFPVNYFGTENIISAMDRAGARKLVHYTTDMIYGHTYVWPQTEEHPAAPLGEYGMSKLKTEELAAEWRKRGMDISLFRPRLIIGPGRLGILEKLFKLVDYNLPVPMIGSGKNPYQFISVFDCAEAARAAWKAGVPNEAYNLGSLNPPPVRKLLGDLVKFAGSKSILLPTPAWAVKRTLDFFDWANMPIMDPEQYLIADEMCVLDVSKAERQLGWVPQHRDEDMLIAAYKEYRNKKDGNTVQQPSSIAAE; from the coding sequence ATGAGACAGATTATTTTTGGTGGTGATGGTTTTGTGGGGCGGCATCTCGCGCCAAAGCTGATCGCCGATGGGCAAGAGGTTATCGTTGCCGATATCGTCAAAAGCGATTTGGCGCACTACGACCACGTGACATTCATGAAATGCGATGTCACCGATCCCAAGTCTGTTGCTGCTGTCGGTATCAAGGCTGATGACATGGTGTACAACCTGTCAGCCAAGATGCTTTCACCCCTGCAAGTGCGGGCGAAGCGGCATGATTTCTTCTTTCCGGTCAATTACTTCGGTACTGAAAACATCATCAGTGCGATGGACAGGGCCGGTGCCAGGAAGCTGGTCCATTACACGACCGACATGATTTACGGCCACACCTATGTCTGGCCGCAAACCGAAGAGCACCCTGCGGCACCGCTCGGTGAGTATGGCATGTCGAAGTTGAAGACCGAGGAACTGGCCGCTGAGTGGCGTAAGCGCGGGATGGACATTTCACTGTTTCGTCCCCGATTGATCATCGGGCCCGGTCGCCTTGGCATTCTGGAAAAGCTGTTCAAACTGGTCGATTACAACCTGCCTGTGCCAATGATCGGCTCGGGCAAAAATCCTTATCAGTTCATTTCCGTCTTCGATTGTGCCGAGGCGGCACGGGCTGCCTGGAAAGCAGGCGTGCCGAATGAGGCATACAACCTGGGTTCGCTTAACCCGCCGCCTGTTCGTAAACTACTCGGCGATCTCGTGAAGTTTGCTGGATCAAAATCGATCCTGCTGCCGACACCGGCATGGGCGGTGAAGCGGACACTAGACTTCTTCGATTGGGCGAACATGCCGATCATGGATCCGGAGCAGTATCTGATTGCGGACGAGATGTGCGTGCTGGATGTGTCGAAAGCGGAACGTCAGCTTGGCTGGGTACCGCAACATCGCGACGAGGACATGCTCATCGCGGCCTACAAGGAATATCGCAACAAGAAAGACGGCAACACCGTACAGCAACCATCGTCCATAGCGGCGGAATAA